The following coding sequences are from one Rutidosis leptorrhynchoides isolate AG116_Rl617_1_P2 chromosome 11, CSIRO_AGI_Rlap_v1, whole genome shotgun sequence window:
- the LOC139875372 gene encoding secreted RxLR effector protein 161-like encodes MNGTPYASAIGSIMYAMLCTRPDVSYALSMTSRYQQNSGESYWMAVKNILKYLRRTKDMFLIYVGVEEDLTVKCYTDASFQTDRDDSRSQSEYVFILNGGAITWKSSKKKVVAQSTTEAEYIAASEVAQEAAWMKKFIADLGVMPSIEDPIEIFCDNNGAIAQAKEPRSHHSTKHILRRFHYIRHIVGNGDVCIRKVHTDQNLADPFTKALAQSKHEGHARCIGLRNFNDWNDL; translated from the coding sequence ATGAATGGAACTCCATATGCTTCTGCAattggatccattatgtatgccatgttatgcacAAGACCAGACGTATCGTATGCTTTGAGCATGACGAGTAGATACCAACAAAATTCGGGTGAAAGCTACTGGATGGCTGTCAAGAACATCCTAAAGTACTTGAGaaggactaaagatatgttcttaattTACGTTGGTGTGGAAGAAGATCTTACTGTAAAGTGCTACACAGATGCTAGCTTCCAAACTGATAGAGATGATTCACGATCACAATCTGAATATGTCTTTATCTTGAATGGAGGAGCTATAACTTGGAAAAGTTCTAAGAAGAAAGTAGTTGCACAATCTACTAcagaagctgaatacattgctgcatcGGAGGTAGCACAAGAGGCTGCGTGGATGAAAAAGTTCATTGCTGATTTAGGGGTGATGCCAAGCATAGAAGACCCCATAGAAatattttgcgacaacaatggtgCTATTGCTCAAGCAAAAGAACCTAGATCGCATCACAGCACCAAACATATCCTTAGGAGATTCCACTATATACGTCACATAGTGGGAAACGGAGATgtttgtattcgcaaagttcacacagatcaaaacctTGCTGATCCTTTTACAAAGGCTTTGGCACAATCAAAACACGAGGGTCATGCTCGGTGCATAGggcttcgtaattttaatgattggaatgatttgtaa